From a single Ornithorhynchus anatinus isolate Pmale09 chromosome 4, mOrnAna1.pri.v4, whole genome shotgun sequence genomic region:
- the LOC100088038 gene encoding testis-specific serine/threonine-protein kinase 6, with protein sequence MSGDKLLSELGYKLGKTIGEGSYSKVKVATSRKYKGVVAIKMVDRRRAPPDFVTKFLPRELSILRGVRHPHIVHVFEFIEVCDGQLYIVMEAGGADLLRVVQRSGPLACGRARDLFAQMAGAVRYLHDRHLVHRDLKCENVLLSPDERRVKLTDFGFGRQARGFPDLSTTYCGSAAYASPEVLLGIPYDPKKYDVWSLGVVLYVMVTGCMPFDDADVARLPRRQRRGVVYPQGLEPVGPCRALIAHLLQFCPADRPSAGQVVRNAWLRGDS encoded by the coding sequence atgtCCGGAGACAAACTCCTTTCCGAGCTGGGCTACAAGCTGGGCAAGACCATCGGGGAGGGCAGCTACTCCAAGGTCAAGGTGGCCACGTCCCGCAAGTACAAGGGCGTGGTGGCCATCAAGATGGTGGACCGGCGGCGGGCCCCGCCGGACTTCGTGACCAAGTTCCTGCCGCGGGAGCTGTCCATCCTGCGGGGCGTCCGCCACCCGCACATCGTCCACGTGTTCGAGTTCATCGAGGTGTGCGACGGCCAGCTCTACATCGTCATGGAGGCCGGGGGCGCCGACCTGCTCCGGGTGGTCCAGCGGTCCGGGCCCCTGGCCtgcggccgggcccgggacctGTTCGCCCAGATGGCCGGCGCCGTCCGCTACCTGCACGACCGCCACCTGGTCCACCGCGACCTCAAGTGCGAGAACGTGCTCCTCAGCCCCGACGAGCGGCGGGTCAAGCTGACCGACTTCGGCTTCGGCCGCCAGGCCCGCGGCTTCCCGGACCTGAGCACCACCTACTGCGGCTCGGCGGCCTACGCGTCGCCCGAGGTGCTGCTGGGCATCCCCTACGACCCCAAGAAGTACGACGTGTGGAGCCTGGGCGTCGTGCTCTACGTCATGGTCACCGGCTGCATGCCCTTCGACGACGCCGACGTCGCCCGCCTGCCCCGCCGGCAGCGCCGAGGCGTCGTCTACCCCCAGGGCCTGGAGCCCGTCGGGCCTTGCCGGGCCCTCATCGCCCACCTGCTCCAGTTCTGCCCCGCCGACCGGCCCTCCGCCGGGCAGGTGGTGCGAAACGCCTGGCTGCGCGGGGACTCCTGA